The Anaeromyxobacter sp. Fw109-5 genomic interval ACTTCTACAAGAAGGCGAAGGACGCGGGCGTGAAGCCCATCATGGGCATGGAGGCGTACGTCGCGGGCGACAAGGGCCGGCACGACCGCTCCGAGCGCGTGGGCCGGCACCTCATCCTCCTCGCCAAGAACGCGGAGGGGTGGGCGAACCTCCGCTTCCTCTCCTCCAAGGCCTTCACCGAGGGCTTCTACTACGACCCCCGCATCGACAAGCAGCTCCTGCGCGACCACTCGAAGGGCCTCGTCGGCCTGACGGCCTGCCTCGCCGGCGAGGTGCCGCGCCTCGCCCGCCAGGGCGACATGGACGGCGCGCGCCGCGTCGCGCGCGAGTACCGCGACATCTTCGAGCCGGGCTCCTTCTTCCTGGAGGTGCAGTCGAACGGGATGCGCGAGCAGCTCGACGTGAACGCCAAGCTCGCCCAGCTCGGGCGCGACGAGGGCATCCCCCTCGTGGCGACGGCCGACGCCCACTACGTCTCCCGCCAGGACGCGAAGGCACACGAGGTCCTCATGTGCATCGCGTCCAACAAGACGTTCCAGGACCCGAAGCGCCTGCGGCACGAGACGGACGGGCTCTTCATCCAGTCGCCCGACGACATGGTCGCGGCGCTCCCGGAGTACCGCGAGGCGATCGACAACACGATCCGCATCGCCGAGATGTGCAACGTCGAGCTGCAGCTCGGGAAGTCCTTCCTCCCGCGCTTCCAGCTCCCCGACGGCGTCTCGGAGGAGGAGTGGATCGAGAAGCTCGCGAAGGACGGGCTCGACGCCCGCTTCCGCGAGATCGACGGCAAGTACCCGCACGACCGCGACGCGTACCGGCAGCGGCTCGAGATGGAGCTGGGCGTCATCAAGAAGATGGGGTTCAGCGGGTACTTCCTCATCGTCCAGGACTTCATCAACTGGGGGAAGCAGCACCAGATCCCCGTCGGCCCGGGCCGCGGCTCGGGCGCGGGCTCCATCGTGGCCTGGTCGCTGCGCATCACGGACCTCGACCCCCTGCGCTGGAACCTGCTCTTCGAGCGGTTCCTGAACCCCGAGCGCGTGTCGATGCCGGACTTCGACGTCGACTTCTGCCAGAACCGGCGCGACGAGGTCATCGACTACGTCCGCGAGAAGTACGGCAAGGACAACGTCGGCCAGATCATCACCTTCGGCTCGCTCAAGGCGCGCTCCGTCATCCGCGACGTCGTCCGCGTGATGGGGCTGCCCTTCGCCGAGGGCGACAAGATCGCGAAGCTCGTCCCGGACCCGGTCCAGGGCAAGACCCCGCCGCTCAAGGAGCTCGTGTTCGGCAGCGACAAGATGCCGGCCGAGCCCAGGCTCGAGGAGCTCTACAAGAAGCCCACCGTCATCTCGCAGTGGGTGGACGAGAAGGGCGTCCAGCACACGGTCACCACGAAGGACCTGCTCGACATCGCGATGAGCCTCGAGGGCCTGAACCGTCAGGCCGGGCTCCACGCGGCGGGCGTCGTCATCGCGGACAAGCCGCTCTGGGACTACGTGCCGGCGTACAAGGACGACAAGTCCGAGATGCTGGTCTCGCAGTTCGCGAAGGAGGAGGTCGAGGCGGCAGGCCTCGTCAAGTTCGACTTCCTCGGCCTCAAGACCCTCACCGTCATCGACGACGCGCTCCGGATGGTGAAGCAGAACCACCCCGAGATGAAGGACTTCACCGCCGCCGACATCCCCATCGACGACCCCAAGGTCTACGAGCTCATCAGCCGCGGCGACACCGCCGGCGTCTTCCAGATGGAGTCCTCGGGCTTCACCGAGATGGTGATCAAGATGAAGCCCTCGCGGTTCGAGGACGTCATCGCCGCGGGCGCGCTCTACCGGCCGGGCCCCCTCGACCAGAAGCTCGAGGACGGCCGCACCATGGTCGACGTCTACATCGACCGCAAGCACGGCCGCGAGAAGGTGGTCTACGACCACCCCAAGCTCGAGCCGGTCCTGGAGCCGACCTACGGCGTCATCGTCTACCAGGAGCAGGTGATGCAGATCTCGCAGGTCCTGGCGGGCTACTCGCTGGGACAGGCGGATCTCCTGCGCCGCGCGATGGGGAAGAAGAAGGCCGAGGTCATGGCCAAGGAGCGCGTGGGCTTCCTCGCGGGCGCCGTGAAGAGCGGCGTCGACGAGAAGGTCGCCGGCGGCATCTTCGACCTCATGGAGAAGTTCGCGGCGTACGGCTTCAACAAGTCGCACTCCGCCGCGTACGGCCTCCTCACCGTCCAGACCGCCTGGCTCAAGGCCCACTATCCGGTGGAGTTCATGGCCGCGCTCATCTCGAGCGAGGCGTCGAACACCGACAAGGTCGTGCTGCACATCTCCGAGGCGCGCGCCGACGGCATCGAGGTGCTGCCGCCGGACGTGAACGAGTCCGACAAGGACTTCGGCGCGTTCGGGCCGGCCGAGTCCGCTCGTCCTTCGACGGGCCCAGGACGAGCGGCCAACAAGGGCCGCATCCGCTTCGGCCTCGGCGCGGTGCGCGGTGTGGGCGACTCGGCGGTGCAGGCGATCCTCGAGGCGCGCGCGGAGGGTGGGCCGTTCAAGACGCTCTACGACCTCGCCTCGCGCGTGGACTCGAAGAAGATCAACAAGAAGGTGGTCGAGGCGCTCGTGAAGTCGGGCGCGCTCGACTTCGAGGGCGTGCCGCGCTGGCAGCTGTTCGCCGGCATCGACTCCGCCTTCGCCGCCGGCGCCTCCGCCCAGGCCGACCGCGCCTCGGGCCAGGCGAGCCTCTTCGGCGCCCTCCCCGCCGCGCAGGTGGAGCAGAAGCCGCGCTACCCGCGGCCGGGCGACGTCGTCGGCGAGCTCACCGTCGAGGAGTGGCCGGAGCGCGTACGGCTCGCCTTCGAGAAGGAGGCGCTCGGCTTCTACCTCACCGGCCACCCGCTGCAGGGCTACGAGAAGGAGGTCCGGCGCTACGCCTCGACCACCTGCGCCGCGGTCGCGAACAAGCGGCACGGCGACAAGGTCTCGGTGGTCGGCGTGGTCGCCGCCGTGCGCGAGCGGATGAACAAGGAGAAGGGCACGCGCTTCGGCTTCCTCACGCTCGAGGACCTCACCGGCACCGTCGAGGTCGTGTGCTGGGCGGCGCGCCCGGCGAACGGCCAGCGGCCCGCGCAGAAGGGCTGGACCGACTGGGAGGTCTTCTGCAAGTCCGACGAGCCGCTGCTCGTCCACGGCGAGGTGCGGATCAACAACCGCGAGGAGGAGAACCCGCGGGCGGAGATCACCGCCCTCGACATCGAGCCGCTCGCGCTCGTGCGGAAGCAGAAGACGTCCGAGATCGCGCTCCGCATCGACGCCGATCGACTCACGAAGGAGCGCACGACCGACCTGAAGGCGCTCCTCGGCCGGCACCCCGGCGGCTGCGCCATCACCGTGCGCGCCGTGATCCCGGAGGAGTCGGAGACCACGCTCTCGGTCGCGGCCAGGGTCGAGCCCGGCGACGAGCTGCTCGAGGCCGCGCGCAGGCTCGGGTTCGAGGTGGAGCTGCGCTGACCTCGCCCCGCGGCGGTCGACCTCTCACAGGGTTGTTCAGACAGCCCTCTCAGGGCTCCGGCACGGCCTCGCGCCGCTCGACGGGGATGACGCGCGCGGCGCTCCATCCGCCGGCGCTCGCCGCCGGCCGTGCGTCCGCGCGCGCTCGGCGCAGCGCCATCCCCCAACCCGCGACGGTGAGCGCCTCGAGCGCCGCGTCGGCGAGGTAGATGCGCCGGATCCGGCCGCGCGCCGCGTACCAGCCCCCGGCGCCGCCGAGCGCCGCGGCGCTGGCGGCCCCGAGCAGCGCGATCTCCCCGGTCACGCGCCGCCGCGCTCCGGCGACGGCGAGCGTCGTCCCCACGGCGGCGATGAGCGCGCCGACGGTCTTCACGAGCCACCCCGCCTGCTTCGGCCCCGTCACCGCCTCGAAGCTCGTCAGGTGGACGATCGGCCAGATCCCCGACGCCACCCAGTACGTCCCCTGGACGACCGCCAGCCTGCTCGCGAGCGCGCTCCGTTCCATGCCGGAACCATGAGCAGGGTTCACCGCTCGCGCACCATCACCGCGCGCGGATAGGCGCAGCGGAAGCCCGCCTTCTCCAGCGTCCGCTGCGAGGCGGTCCCGGGCTCGGTCGCCGAGGAGGCCAGATCGCACCCCGCCGCCTCCGCCCAGGCGAGCCGCGCGCGCACGAGCGCGAGCTGGATGCGGCGGCCGCGCCGCTCCGGCACCACGCCCGCGCCGGAGAGCGTCGCGACGCCCCGGTGCCCGGAGGCGAGCGCGACGCCGGCGAGCTCGCCCTCGGCGAAGGCGCCGAACGCGACGTTCCCGTCGGCGCGGGGCATCGCGAGGAGCCCCTCGAGCATCGAGGCGTACTGCGGCATCCGGCCGAAGTAGGCTACCGCGAACGCCTCCGCCCAGGCGCGCTCCTCCTCGGGCCGGATCCTGCGGACCTCCACGCTCGCGACGACGTCCGGCAAGGGCGAGGGCGCGCGCCACCAGATCTGGTGAAACCGCTCGATCCGGTAGCCGCGGCGGGCGAGCTCCGCGCGCAAGGAGGCGTCGGCCGGCGCGGCGACCTCGACGCGGATCGCGCCGCCCCCGCTCCCCAGGTGCGCCTCGACGCGATCCAGCTCCGCGGCGCTCACCGCGCCCTGGAGGCCCAGGCCCAGCGCCGCCGAGAACGGCGAGCCGGGCCCCTTCGACACCGCGAGCCCTCCCGCGACCTCGAGCGCGCCGCGCATCCCCGGCTCCCCCGTGCGCGCGAGCTGCTCGGCCTCGGCGCGCTCGATGCGCCTGGCCACCTCGCGCAGATCGGGGAAGGACATGGTCCGAGTCTCGGCGCGGATCCTGCGCGTGTCCAGCGCGTTCGGGGCCGCTCGCCCGCCCGATCTCCGCGCGCGGGGACCCGCGCACGCGCCGCGGTGACGCGCACCACCTCATGCGCGGGTCGCGCGCGACCTCTCGCCGCGCTTGCGGGACGGCTTCGTCGGGCCCGCGCGCCGGCTCGGCTCGGCCGTACGCATGGTTGGTCCGCCCGCACCCGCCCTGAGTCACCGGGACACCGGACACGAAGCCCCTGTAAAGTCTTTGAAAACCCAAATTAGCTTGCCCGTCGGCCCGCTGCGGGTGACCAGTTGTTTTCAAGCCTGTAGTATGTGGGACCTGTCTCCACACGGAGACGAAGAGACGACAGGGGGTGCAGTGTCATGATGCGCGCGAACGTCCGCGTCCCCGCCCCTCGGGGCGCAGCGGCCCACTGCGAAGGCGAAGCCATGCTCCGCTGCGATCGTCAGGCCGAGGACATGCTCCGGGTGTTCTTCCCTGACGCCACCGACGGCGCAACGATCCCTTCGGAGCTCCGCAGCCTCACGGACGGTGCACAGCTGGGACCTCCCGGCATTCGCCGCACCCTCGTGATGGAAGGTCACGGCGAGCGGCTCCGCATCGAGGTGACGGCGGTCGGCAAGGGCAAGACGCAGCTGCACCTGTGGCGCGAGCCGCTCGCGGAGCCGGTGCAGATCGGGCCGGAGCCGGTGCAGGCCGCCTCCCCCGCCGATGGGCTCACCCAGCGTGAGCGCGAGGTCGCCCTGCTCGTCGCCGACGGCCTCCGGTCTCGCGAGGTCGCCGAGCGGCTCGGGATCGCCTCGCAGACGGTCAAGAGCCACCTCAAGACGATCTTCGACAAGCTGGGCGTGCGGAACCGCGTCGAGCTCGCCCGCCGGCTCGTCCAGCACTAGCCCGCGCGGCGAACGCGCGCGCCTGCCCCCGCGCGGGGGCGTCGGCCGCGCCGCCCGGGACCTGTCCACCCGACCCGGGCCTCCGGCCTTGCGATCCACCGCCCCCGGGGGTTAGCGTCCCCGTCCCACATGGTCTCGCTCCAGGACGTCCAGGCCGCGCTCGGTCGGATCCGGGATCGCATCTACGTCTCGCCCTGCGCCCGCACCGAGACGCTCTCCCGGCTCACCGGCACGAGCGCCCATCTCAAGCTCGAGAACCTCCAGATGACCGGCGCCTACAAGGAGCGCGGGGCGCTGAACAAGCTCCTGCTGCTCTCGCCGGCGGAGCGCGACCTCGGCCTCATCGCGGCGAGCGCGGGGAACCACGCGCAGGCGGTCGCCTACCACGCCGGGCGGCTCGGCGTGAAGGCGACCATCGTGATGCCGGAGACCACGCCCATCACGAAGGTGGCGAACACCCGCGCCCACGGCGCGCGCATCGTGCTGCACGGCGCCAGCTACGACGAGGCGTACGCGGAGGCGCGGCGGCTGGAGCAGGCCGAGGGGCTCACCTTCGTCCACCCGTTCGACGACCCCGCCATCATCGCGGGCCAGGGCACCGTCGGGCTCGAGATCCTGGAGCAGGACCCGGCGGTCGAGACGATCGTCGTGCCCATCGGAGGCGGCGGTCTCGTCTCCGGCGTCGCGGTGGCGGCCAAGGAGACGCGGCCCGGCGTACGCGTCGTGGGCGTCGAGACGGAGGTGCTGCCCTGCATGGTCGCGGCGCTCGAGGCCGGCAAGCCGGTGACGCTCGAGGCGGCGAACACCGTCGCCGACGGCATCGCGGTGAAGCGCGCGGGCGAGCTCACGCTCGATCACGTGAAGCGCTACGTGGACGACATC includes:
- the dnaE gene encoding DNA polymerase III subunit alpha; the protein is MPDFVHLHLHTLYSLLDGAIRIKDLLKTVQAKGMKTVAVTDHGNLFGAVDFYKKAKDAGVKPIMGMEAYVAGDKGRHDRSERVGRHLILLAKNAEGWANLRFLSSKAFTEGFYYDPRIDKQLLRDHSKGLVGLTACLAGEVPRLARQGDMDGARRVAREYRDIFEPGSFFLEVQSNGMREQLDVNAKLAQLGRDEGIPLVATADAHYVSRQDAKAHEVLMCIASNKTFQDPKRLRHETDGLFIQSPDDMVAALPEYREAIDNTIRIAEMCNVELQLGKSFLPRFQLPDGVSEEEWIEKLAKDGLDARFREIDGKYPHDRDAYRQRLEMELGVIKKMGFSGYFLIVQDFINWGKQHQIPVGPGRGSGAGSIVAWSLRITDLDPLRWNLLFERFLNPERVSMPDFDVDFCQNRRDEVIDYVREKYGKDNVGQIITFGSLKARSVIRDVVRVMGLPFAEGDKIAKLVPDPVQGKTPPLKELVFGSDKMPAEPRLEELYKKPTVISQWVDEKGVQHTVTTKDLLDIAMSLEGLNRQAGLHAAGVVIADKPLWDYVPAYKDDKSEMLVSQFAKEEVEAAGLVKFDFLGLKTLTVIDDALRMVKQNHPEMKDFTAADIPIDDPKVYELISRGDTAGVFQMESSGFTEMVIKMKPSRFEDVIAAGALYRPGPLDQKLEDGRTMVDVYIDRKHGREKVVYDHPKLEPVLEPTYGVIVYQEQVMQISQVLAGYSLGQADLLRRAMGKKKAEVMAKERVGFLAGAVKSGVDEKVAGGIFDLMEKFAAYGFNKSHSAAYGLLTVQTAWLKAHYPVEFMAALISSEASNTDKVVLHISEARADGIEVLPPDVNESDKDFGAFGPAESARPSTGPGRAANKGRIRFGLGAVRGVGDSAVQAILEARAEGGPFKTLYDLASRVDSKKINKKVVEALVKSGALDFEGVPRWQLFAGIDSAFAAGASAQADRASGQASLFGALPAAQVEQKPRYPRPGDVVGELTVEEWPERVRLAFEKEALGFYLTGHPLQGYEKEVRRYASTTCAAVANKRHGDKVSVVGVVAAVRERMNKEKGTRFGFLTLEDLTGTVEVVCWAARPANGQRPAQKGWTDWEVFCKSDEPLLVHGEVRINNREEENPRAEITALDIEPLALVRKQKTSEIALRIDADRLTKERTTDLKALLGRHPGGCAITVRAVIPEESETTLSVAARVEPGDELLEAARRLGFEVELR
- a CDS encoding GNAT family N-acetyltransferase; this encodes MSFPDLREVARRIERAEAEQLARTGEPGMRGALEVAGGLAVSKGPGSPFSAALGLGLQGAVSAAELDRVEAHLGSGGGAIRVEVAAPADASLRAELARRGYRIERFHQIWWRAPSPLPDVVASVEVRRIRPEEERAWAEAFAVAYFGRMPQYASMLEGLLAMPRADGNVAFGAFAEGELAGVALASGHRGVATLSGAGVVPERRGRRIQLALVRARLAWAEAAGCDLASSATEPGTASQRTLEKAGFRCAYPRAVMVRER
- a CDS encoding response regulator transcription factor encodes the protein MLRCDRQAEDMLRVFFPDATDGATIPSELRSLTDGAQLGPPGIRRTLVMEGHGERLRIEVTAVGKGKTQLHLWREPLAEPVQIGPEPVQAASPADGLTQREREVALLVADGLRSREVAERLGIASQTVKSHLKTIFDKLGVRNRVELARRLVQH
- a CDS encoding threonine ammonia-lyase, which produces MVSLQDVQAALGRIRDRIYVSPCARTETLSRLTGTSAHLKLENLQMTGAYKERGALNKLLLLSPAERDLGLIAASAGNHAQAVAYHAGRLGVKATIVMPETTPITKVANTRAHGARIVLHGASYDEAYAEARRLEQAEGLTFVHPFDDPAIIAGQGTVGLEILEQDPAVETIVVPIGGGGLVSGVAVAAKETRPGVRVVGVETEVLPCMVAALEAGKPVTLEAANTVADGIAVKRAGELTLDHVKRYVDDIVTVSEEEIASAILYLLEKEKTVAEGAGAVAVAALMQRKIRGVEGRNVVAVVSGGNIDVNLVARVIERGLVKDGRLVRISVALQDKPGQLAKVSAIVAHHRANVIEVHHTRAFAYRFGDTTLQLTLETRGPEHVEELLTALRERGYQVQRMGM